One part of the [Synechococcus] sp. NIES-970 genome encodes these proteins:
- the groEL gene encoding chaperonin, 60 kDa protein, with protein sequence MAKSIIYNEDARRALEKGIDLLAEAVAVTLGPKGRNVVLEKKFGAPQIVNDGVTIAKEIELEDHIENTGVALIRQAASKTNDVAGDGTTTATVLAHAMVKEGLRNVAAGANPIAIKRGIDKATEFLVGRIKEVSRPVESSTAIAQVGAISAGNDKEVGDMIAQAMDKVGKEGVISLEEGKSMETELEITEGMRFDKGYTSPYFVTDTERMEAVLEDPFILITDKKITLVQDLVPVLEQVARQGKPLVIIAEDIEKEALATLVVNRLRGVLNVAAVKAPGFGDRRKQMLEDIAVLTGGQLITEDAGLKLENTSVDMLGKARRITITKDNTTIVADGNEVAVKSRCEQIRRQIEESDSSYDKEKLQERLAKLSGGVAVIKVGAATETEMKDRKLRLEDAINATKAAVEEGIVPGGGTTLAHLAPELETWANNTLSAEQLTGALIVARALTAPLKRIAENAGQNGAVIAERVKEKDFNIGFNAATNEFVDMLEAGIVDPAKVTRSATQNAASIAGMVLTTECIVVDKPEKDKAAAAPGGGDFDY encoded by the coding sequence GTAACGTTGTCCTCGAAAAGAAATTCGGCGCGCCCCAAATCGTGAACGATGGTGTCACGATCGCCAAGGAAATCGAACTCGAAGATCACATCGAAAACACTGGTGTTGCTTTGATTCGTCAAGCGGCGTCTAAAACCAATGATGTAGCTGGTGATGGCACAACCACCGCAACTGTTTTGGCCCATGCGATGGTCAAAGAAGGCCTGCGTAACGTTGCTGCTGGCGCTAACCCGATCGCCATCAAACGTGGGATCGACAAAGCGACTGAATTTCTCGTGGGTCGCATCAAAGAAGTGTCTCGCCCTGTTGAATCCTCCACGGCGATTGCCCAAGTGGGTGCAATTTCCGCCGGGAATGACAAAGAAGTGGGTGACATGATTGCCCAAGCCATGGATAAAGTCGGCAAAGAGGGCGTCATCTCCCTCGAAGAAGGCAAGTCCATGGAAACCGAGCTCGAAATCACCGAAGGGATGCGTTTCGACAAAGGTTACACCTCCCCCTACTTCGTCACCGACACTGAGCGCATGGAAGCGGTTCTGGAAGATCCCTTCATCCTCATCACCGACAAGAAAATCACCCTCGTTCAAGACCTCGTTCCCGTCCTCGAACAGGTTGCTCGCCAAGGTAAGCCCCTCGTCATCATCGCTGAAGACATCGAGAAAGAAGCCCTTGCTACCCTCGTGGTTAACCGTCTCCGTGGCGTTCTCAACGTTGCTGCGGTAAAAGCACCCGGTTTTGGCGATCGCCGTAAGCAAATGCTCGAAGACATTGCCGTCCTCACTGGCGGTCAATTGATCACCGAAGACGCAGGCCTTAAGCTCGAAAACACCAGCGTTGACATGCTCGGTAAAGCTCGCCGCATCACTATCACCAAGGACAACACCACCATCGTCGCCGATGGCAATGAAGTTGCTGTGAAATCCCGCTGTGAGCAAATCCGCCGTCAAATTGAAGAATCTGATTCTTCCTATGACAAAGAAAAGCTCCAAGAGCGTTTAGCCAAGCTCTCTGGTGGTGTTGCTGTAATCAAAGTCGGTGCTGCAACCGAAACTGAGATGAAGGATCGCAAGCTTCGTCTTGAAGATGCCATCAACGCAACTAAGGCAGCTGTGGAAGAAGGGATCGTTCCTGGTGGTGGCACAACCCTCGCACACCTCGCTCCCGAACTCGAAACTTGGGCGAACAACACCCTTTCTGCGGAACAACTCACTGGTGCATTGATCGTTGCCCGCGCCTTAACTGCGCCCCTGAAGCGCATTGCTGAGAATGCTGGTCAAAACGGCGCCGTGATTGCTGAGCGCGTGAAGGAAAAAGACTTCAACATCGGCTTCAACGCTGCAACTAACGAATTCGTTGACATGCTCGAAGCTGGGATTGTTGACCCCGCAAAAGTGACTCGTTCTGCAACTCAGAATGCGGCTTCTATCGCTGGCATGGTACTCACCACTGAGTGCATCGTCGTTGACAAGCCCGAAAAAGACAAAGCGGCAGCGGCTCCCGGTGGCGGTGACTTCGACTACTAA